Proteins found in one Solitalea lacus genomic segment:
- a CDS encoding RagB/SusD family nutrient uptake outer membrane protein, whose protein sequence is MNNTYKFIAKYLCLATITFLLPSCEKFLEEPPSKTSSLVVKTTAQLDALLNNQNSFYTEESRTNIYSTDDYGLTTDLYNAGRGVFSSMATFQFMLWDTQYLPDDTRESFWSGEYKKIFTANLALNNVDKVTGTDAEKAIIKADAHFIRAYSYWELANTYCLPYTEQNKNEAGLPIKTSTSFEEPLARQPLEKVYQLIEADLVEALKTPVSLIQNGRRHWRASKAGVNAFAARYYLNRNNNAKAIEHANAALAEYSTLVDYNTEMKYGKDQSITINSGTPTAQTVVLKYPYTHDNQTDQTDMVGWKEFLYFRMLNHGSWWYIPSQDLLNLYDKDHDLRYQYHMVEGYSYDRGMTKPSYDYPGYIFFFKDKIPSGPTVAEVLLTKAEAQARSNDPSGAMATLNILRAKRLKPGAWVNLVASGKDDAIKKVIEERRREMPFVQRWFDIRRYNNNDDPNDDVVLTRSFYPFTASSVSFSETAKTYTLPKNSRRYAAPIPRTEIISSNSAIEQNSY, encoded by the coding sequence ATGAATAATACATATAAATTCATTGCAAAATATTTGTGTTTAGCGACAATTACCTTCTTACTTCCTTCGTGTGAGAAATTTTTAGAGGAACCTCCGTCAAAAACCAGCTCGTTGGTGGTAAAGACCACAGCCCAGTTAGATGCGTTGCTAAACAACCAGAATAGTTTTTATACAGAAGAGAGTAGGACGAATATTTACAGTACCGATGATTATGGTTTAACCACTGATCTGTACAATGCAGGCCGGGGAGTTTTTTCATCCATGGCAACATTCCAATTTATGCTTTGGGATACGCAATACCTGCCTGATGATACCAGGGAGAGTTTTTGGAGTGGTGAATACAAGAAGATTTTTACGGCAAACCTGGCGCTGAACAATGTTGATAAGGTTACCGGAACGGATGCTGAAAAGGCCATTATTAAAGCGGATGCACATTTTATAAGGGCATACAGCTATTGGGAACTGGCAAATACCTATTGCCTACCTTATACCGAACAGAATAAGAATGAGGCAGGGCTTCCTATAAAAACCTCTACCAGTTTTGAGGAGCCATTAGCCAGACAGCCCCTGGAGAAGGTGTATCAGTTAATTGAAGCTGATTTGGTTGAAGCCTTAAAAACACCAGTAAGCTTAATTCAAAATGGCAGGCGCCATTGGAGGGCAAGTAAAGCAGGAGTAAATGCTTTTGCAGCACGCTATTATTTAAACCGTAACAACAATGCTAAGGCTATTGAGCATGCTAACGCGGCGCTGGCAGAGTATAGCACACTGGTGGATTACAATACGGAGATGAAGTATGGGAAAGATCAGTCTATCACCATTAACTCCGGTACGCCAACAGCACAAACCGTGGTGCTAAAGTATCCATATACTCATGATAACCAAACAGATCAGACCGATATGGTTGGATGGAAGGAGTTTTTATATTTCAGGATGCTGAACCATGGTTCATGGTGGTACATACCTAGTCAGGATTTGCTTAACCTGTATGATAAAGACCATGACCTAAGGTATCAATATCATATGGTTGAAGGTTATTCATATGATAGAGGTATGACAAAGCCCTCTTACGATTACCCAGGATACATTTTCTTTTTTAAAGACAAAATTCCTTCCGGTCCTACCGTAGCCGAAGTATTGTTAACCAAAGCAGAAGCACAAGCCAGGTCAAATGACCCGAGCGGGGCTATGGCTACTCTTAATATATTACGGGCCAAACGTCTGAAGCCGGGTGCATGGGTCAACCTTGTAGCTTCGGGTAAAGACGATGCTATTAAAAAGGTGATTGAAGAGAGAAGGCGTGAAATGCCCTTCGTTCAGCGCTGGTTTGATATCCGCAGGTATAATAATAATGATGATCCGAATGATGATGTGGTTTTAACCAGATCGTTTTATCCTTTTACGGCTTCTTCGGTGTCGTTTAGTGAAACAGCTAAAACCTATACCTTGCCTAAAAACTCGAGACGCTATGCGGCTCCAATTCCTCGTACCGAAATTATTTCGAGTAACAGTGCTATTGAACAAAATAGCTATTAA
- a CDS encoding SusC/RagA family TonB-linked outer membrane protein yields the protein MRLIIILLTISFLQVSANGFAQKITINKNNVALNLIIKDIRAQSGYDFIYNVNLLKNANRVTVNVKNAELEEVLDFCFKDQPFTYTILQNTVIVKEKSLPENLVELIQTVDIKGRVFDETGQPLTGATILVKGSSKVTNTDAKGEFALKNIDESSVLVITFIGYKTKEVNVGKTRDFTITMAISPSELEKVTIVSTGYQTLSKERATGAFNVVSKDQLDKPTTNIAQRLIGTTAGMQATLDADGNPKFEIRGQTSLNPLNARPLVVVDGFPIQGDFSTINPNDIESVTILKDAAAASIWGAKSANGVIVVVTKIAKRGMPLKVDFSSFVKVASKLNLDYVNPLATSAQTIDYEMQSFGNWSAQTNPGSLSYVGYQWSPGTTALNEYLLGFITADERDASLAKYRNQSNKDQIADELLTNPLTQQYNLTLSGSSGKMSNNMSLLYEDTKSNFKGTTNKKYTFNYRGITDVFKWMEFNFAALANYNQVNNNGVALSDIQAIAPYEMLRNDDGSLTDISRYYKPILNRFVPTTRFPYADWTYNPIQEIANRKVTSEQLNTRLQAGLRFKIIKGLSFDSKVQYELFNTSNKSIFNDNTFQVRNAVNTAVTWDQVTNKITLNLPKGGVLNQNRVRTETYNFRNQLNFNRRFGEKHEVNFAGGSEINNIIAETFGNPTTYGFNEQTLSVGTLPNGPGGTFFPIKNWLGSNQTFGYSNSYSYGTERYFSLFANTAYTFKDKYTLSGSVRTDASNLITEDPSYRYAPFWSLGLGWQLGKESFMQGILWLDRLNVRATYGYNGNVDRSTSFRPLIAMGAIPNTYTGDITATVSSFGNPSLRWEKTGTWNLGLDYSLFQGKLYGKVDVYNKSGKDLIATLSIPAVNGTTSQKLNNAEMNNRGIELELGTSQSIKNNDIVWRGNLNFSYNRNRITNLFVANYAASTLTAGGTGAYVEGMDANSLWRFKYAGMQNKQPMVYGANGTLYDFGAFTPGDGRNYLLNMGTAVAPYTLGFINSFKIYDFDLSFIITGKFGHKFQRMGFNYPPTWTGRVLPNKKITEVMNSDAMNIVPLPQNLIEPRYYFWDRFHQSLSYLIESASHIRMQEVSLSYNIPNRLLTRFNMSRLQVFAQGNDLFTLVSNNAGEDPEYPMGTLKPQPRLSLGLKCEF from the coding sequence GTGAGGCTGATTATTATACTGTTAACTATTTCATTTCTTCAGGTAAGTGCAAATGGATTTGCACAAAAAATTACCATTAATAAGAATAATGTTGCCCTCAACTTAATCATTAAAGACATTCGAGCTCAAAGCGGTTACGATTTTATTTATAATGTTAACCTTCTCAAAAATGCTAATCGGGTAACCGTGAATGTTAAAAATGCAGAACTAGAAGAAGTGCTTGATTTTTGTTTCAAGGATCAACCATTTACCTATACCATTCTGCAAAATACAGTTATTGTAAAGGAAAAATCTTTGCCTGAAAACCTGGTAGAGCTTATTCAAACTGTGGATATAAAGGGTCGCGTATTTGATGAAACTGGCCAGCCTCTTACCGGTGCTACAATTTTAGTTAAAGGTAGTAGCAAAGTGACTAACACTGATGCTAAAGGTGAATTTGCGCTCAAGAATATTGACGAAAGTTCCGTTTTGGTGATCACTTTCATTGGATACAAAACCAAAGAAGTTAATGTAGGAAAGACACGTGACTTTACAATTACTATGGCTATTTCCCCTTCTGAATTAGAAAAAGTAACTATAGTAAGCACTGGTTATCAAACACTTTCTAAAGAAAGGGCAACAGGCGCCTTTAATGTGGTTTCAAAAGATCAGCTTGATAAACCAACTACCAATATTGCGCAAAGGTTGATTGGAACTACGGCGGGTATGCAGGCCACTTTAGATGCTGATGGTAATCCAAAATTTGAGATCAGGGGGCAGACCAGTTTGAATCCATTAAATGCAAGACCACTGGTAGTGGTTGATGGATTTCCTATACAGGGAGATTTTAGTACCATAAATCCTAATGATATTGAGAGTGTTACCATTCTGAAAGATGCTGCTGCCGCATCCATTTGGGGGGCCAAATCAGCTAATGGAGTGATTGTAGTGGTAACTAAGATAGCTAAAAGAGGGATGCCTCTTAAGGTTGATTTTTCATCATTTGTTAAAGTTGCAAGTAAACTTAATCTTGATTATGTAAACCCTCTTGCTACTTCTGCTCAAACTATTGACTATGAAATGCAATCATTTGGAAACTGGAGTGCACAGACCAACCCTGGTTCGCTTTCTTATGTTGGTTATCAATGGTCGCCGGGTACTACGGCATTAAATGAATATTTGCTGGGTTTTATTACAGCCGATGAGCGCGATGCAAGTTTAGCTAAATACCGAAATCAAAGCAATAAGGACCAGATTGCTGATGAGTTATTGACAAACCCCTTAACCCAGCAATACAATTTGACCCTGTCAGGCTCTTCTGGAAAAATGAGTAACAATATGTCGTTACTTTATGAAGATACCAAATCAAACTTTAAGGGAACAACTAACAAAAAATACACCTTTAACTATAGAGGTATAACGGATGTTTTCAAATGGATGGAGTTTAATTTCGCTGCTTTAGCAAATTATAATCAGGTGAATAATAATGGCGTTGCTCTGAGTGACATACAAGCTATTGCTCCCTACGAAATGCTAAGGAATGATGACGGGTCTCTTACCGATATCTCCAGGTATTATAAACCTATTTTAAACCGTTTCGTGCCAACAACTCGGTTCCCTTATGCTGACTGGACTTACAACCCCATTCAGGAGATCGCCAATCGAAAAGTTACTTCTGAACAGCTGAACACGCGTTTGCAAGCAGGTTTGAGATTCAAAATTATTAAAGGTCTTTCATTCGATAGCAAGGTTCAGTATGAGCTGTTTAATACTTCTAATAAAAGTATTTTTAATGATAATACATTCCAGGTAAGAAATGCGGTGAATACAGCGGTTACATGGGATCAGGTAACCAATAAGATTACCTTAAACTTGCCCAAAGGGGGAGTGCTGAACCAGAACAGAGTAAGAACAGAGACTTATAACTTCAGGAACCAGTTAAACTTTAACCGAAGGTTTGGAGAAAAACATGAAGTGAATTTTGCAGGGGGCTCAGAAATCAACAATATCATCGCTGAAACATTTGGGAACCCAACTACTTACGGCTTCAACGAGCAAACACTTAGCGTAGGTACTTTGCCCAATGGGCCGGGAGGTACATTTTTCCCTATCAAAAATTGGCTGGGTAGTAACCAAACCTTTGGTTATTCCAATAGCTACAGCTATGGCACTGAGCGATATTTCTCTTTATTCGCTAATACAGCTTATACCTTTAAGGATAAATATACCTTGTCAGGAAGTGTCCGTACCGATGCGTCCAATCTGATCACAGAAGATCCATCGTACCGTTACGCACCATTCTGGTCGTTAGGCTTAGGATGGCAGCTCGGTAAGGAAAGTTTTATGCAGGGTATTTTATGGTTAGACAGGTTAAATGTAAGAGCAACCTACGGTTATAATGGGAACGTTGACAGAAGTACCTCTTTCCGTCCATTAATTGCCATGGGTGCAATTCCTAATACCTATACCGGCGACATTACTGCAACAGTATCCAGCTTTGGTAACCCAAGTTTAAGATGGGAAAAAACGGGTACATGGAATTTAGGATTAGATTATTCCTTATTTCAGGGAAAACTATACGGAAAGGTTGATGTATACAACAAATCTGGCAAAGATCTGATTGCCACATTGTCTATTCCGGCAGTAAACGGAACCACCAGTCAAAAACTAAACAATGCCGAAATGAATAACAGGGGGATAGAGCTGGAGCTGGGAACCTCTCAAAGCATTAAAAATAATGACATTGTTTGGCGAGGAAACCTTAATTTCTCTTATAACAGGAACAGAATTACCAACCTGTTTGTAGCTAATTATGCCGCATCAACACTTACCGCCGGTGGAACTGGGGCGTATGTTGAAGGTATGGATGCAAACTCCCTTTGGAGGTTTAAATATGCCGGTATGCAAAATAAGCAGCCTATGGTTTATGGCGCAAATGGTACATTATATGATTTTGGCGCTTTTACGCCCGGCGATGGAAGGAATTATCTGCTGAATATGGGAACTGCAGTGGCCCCATATACCCTTGGATTCATCAACTCTTTTAAAATCTATGATTTCGATTTATCGTTTATTATAACTGGTAAATTCGGACATAAGTTCCAGAGAATGGGCTTCAACTATCCGCCAACCTGGACCGGAAGGGTATTGCCAAACAAGAAGATTACGGAGGTGATGAATAGTGATGCGATGAATATTGTGCCCCTTCCTCAAAACTTAATAGAGCCAAGATATTATTTCTGGGATCGCTTTCACCAAAGCTTAAGCTATTTGATAGAAAGTGCTTCGCACATCAGGATGCAGGAGGTGAGCTTAAGCTATAACATACCTAACCGTTTGTTAACCAGGTTTAATATGAGTCGTTTACAGGTGTTTGCACAAGGCAACGATTTATTTACCCTGGTGTCAAATAATGCAGGTGAAGATCCTGAGTATCCGATGGGGACGTTAAAGCCACAACCAAGGTTATCATTAGGTTTAAAGTGTGAATTTTAA
- a CDS encoding FecR family protein, whose product MKDTNSRLQVLLDLYFEDKATTLEKDELWDYVNDPIYIADLEILLVEAFKKDYQDEKGITTAQKDLILDKIFEGSKPVQKKNNILWLRIAAISAAAAIIVGVGLIYYKSKFTNPTLQTASKVDIVPGKVGATLTLSNGKKINLTNAIKGELAKEAGISISKNAEGQLVYEVKADENDINRVNTLTTANGQTYILILPDKSKAWINAASSLTYSASLMEGGVRKVKLKGEGYFEVTKDKVHPFIVESEGQEVEVLGTHFNISNYPDDKFVKTTLLEGSVRVIAKSTGNTQILKPGEQINIIGNSIQINQGVDLEEVIAWKNGYFKFNEGLESILTKLSRWYDVDIIYQTKISPELVFAAEISRSKSISDVLKVIEAAGNVHFKIEGRRVIVMK is encoded by the coding sequence ATGAAAGATACCAATTCAAGACTGCAAGTTTTGCTAGATCTGTATTTTGAGGACAAAGCCACAACGCTGGAAAAAGATGAGCTTTGGGATTATGTAAATGATCCTATTTACATTGCAGATTTGGAAATACTGCTTGTTGAAGCCTTTAAAAAAGATTATCAGGATGAGAAAGGAATAACTACAGCTCAAAAGGATTTGATACTTGATAAAATATTTGAAGGCAGTAAACCTGTTCAAAAGAAAAATAATATTCTTTGGCTACGCATTGCAGCCATTTCAGCAGCAGCTGCTATTATTGTTGGTGTTGGGCTTATTTACTATAAAAGCAAATTTACCAATCCAACTTTACAGACAGCTAGTAAAGTTGATATTGTACCAGGTAAAGTTGGTGCAACCTTAACACTTTCTAATGGCAAAAAGATTAATCTAACAAATGCCATTAAAGGAGAATTAGCGAAGGAAGCAGGTATTAGTATCTCTAAGAATGCAGAAGGACAGCTGGTGTATGAAGTTAAAGCAGATGAAAATGATATTAACAGAGTCAATACGCTAACCACAGCTAATGGTCAAACCTATATCTTAATATTACCCGATAAAAGCAAGGCTTGGATTAACGCTGCTTCGAGTTTAACTTATTCTGCATCTCTAATGGAAGGAGGGGTGCGTAAGGTAAAGCTTAAAGGAGAAGGTTATTTTGAAGTAACAAAAGACAAGGTCCATCCTTTTATTGTTGAAAGCGAAGGTCAAGAAGTAGAGGTATTAGGCACTCATTTTAACATTAGCAATTATCCTGATGATAAGTTTGTTAAAACTACTTTGCTAGAGGGTTCGGTTAGAGTGATTGCAAAATCAACTGGCAATACACAAATATTAAAGCCGGGTGAGCAAATCAATATAATAGGCAATTCAATACAAATCAATCAAGGTGTAGATCTTGAAGAAGTAATTGCCTGGAAAAACGGATACTTTAAATTTAATGAAGGTTTGGAAAGCATACTTACTAAGCTTTCTCGATGGTATGATGTAGATATTATTTACCAAACCAAAATATCCCCTGAACTAGTCTTTGCTGCAGAAATCTCTCGTTCAAAAAGCATTAGTGATGTGTTGAAGGTAATTGAGGCTGCTGGTAATGTTCATTTCAAAATTGAAGGAAGGAGGGTTATCGTTATGAAATAA
- a CDS encoding RNA polymerase sigma factor: protein MALNPLPNESDLLAKIAGGDQRAFTILFNHYHHHLFIFSKKLSKSEEIALEIVQDVFLKVWTLRERLTELDNFGGYLTRIVRNHSLNVIRQIARKEKPSLNSSINSDDFVDTTIFDITQQKLDYNDSLKILNEALDLLAPQQRKVYQLCHIEGLKYEEAAHQMNISIETVRAHMKKALQKIREHFAKNAIFYPLLIITLFKSN, encoded by the coding sequence ATGGCTTTAAATCCCCTTCCTAATGAAAGCGATTTGCTTGCAAAAATTGCAGGAGGGGATCAGCGTGCTTTTACGATTCTTTTTAATCACTACCATCATCACCTCTTTATATTTAGTAAAAAACTGTCCAAGTCCGAAGAAATCGCTTTGGAAATCGTACAGGATGTATTTCTTAAAGTTTGGACTTTAAGGGAAAGGTTAACGGAGTTGGATAATTTTGGAGGATACTTAACACGGATTGTCCGTAATCATTCTCTGAATGTCATTCGGCAAATTGCCAGAAAAGAAAAACCTTCTTTGAATTCATCAATTAATTCAGATGATTTTGTAGACACAACAATCTTTGATATTACTCAGCAAAAACTAGATTACAACGATTCCTTGAAAATTCTAAATGAAGCTCTGGATTTGTTGGCTCCGCAACAACGAAAAGTATATCAACTTTGTCATATTGAGGGATTAAAATATGAAGAAGCTGCCCATCAGATGAATATTTCTATTGAAACAGTACGTGCACATATGAAAAAGGCGCTTCAAAAGATAAGGGAACATTTTGCAAAGAATGCCATTTTCTACCCACTTCTCATTATTACTCTTTTTAAGTCAAATTAA
- a CDS encoding glycosyltransferase has protein sequence MSESKLQVFQTPNSKRWIRFLWALRLSIFFLLLLGITFGIALWRSSGTVLPRLINKNLAYKKILNPDDPIMFRNEQNQSYKKLKDKLFYSKPREIKMHPHYKNAHAQPMAIRAAYYVNWDAQSFASLKNHIEQMNMIMPEWFFVTDTSDVVQTNIDDAALALMKKHKVSILPMISNFSNEKWNGANVHRIISSPQKRRVFIASVVDALNKYKFQGVNVDFEDLVETTDANLIAFQKELYKTLHAKGFLVTQDIPADNSDYNLKAVGNYNDYVCLMAYDQHYSTSKPGPIAQQHWIETAISETKDKIPEDKIILCLAAYGYDWAKDSEGQDITYQEALTTAAESEGKIKYNNDDYNLSYTYADDADVAHQVFFTDAATDFNDMITARDAGLAGVSLWRLGSEDPRIWSFYKKDFNDPKVQLFDQDQMQNLKGGTSIDYLGEGEVLDILSSPQNGHIKVTFDNKNNLISEQQYEKLPTSYVVKKFGIGNKKILLTFDDGPDEKYTPAILDILKKENVPASFFMIGQNAENNIPLVKKIYKEGYEIGNHTFTHPNLALMPPERQRLELNATRRLIECITGHSTVLFRPPFNADAEPQSFAEIEPVAMSKKDHYITVGESIDPRDWEQGVSADTIYQRVIEQQNLGSIILLHDAGGDRTATIQALPRIIHYFKTKGYKFITIADLLGKKRDELMPPLSNSKDLMLSKVNYLLAAIMFYFHHAVEAVFVLGIILSISRMILIGVLAYLQKRRKTTNSSLQPGVSIIVPAYNEEVTAVKTITNLLKTDYPDFEIIFVDDGSKDNMYSIVDSHFCNNQQVTLLTKPNGGKASALNFGISYAQYDYVICIDADTQLKPDAVAQLMKKFSSEEVVGVAGNVKVGNEFNLLTKWQSIEYITAQNFDRRAFDLLNCITVIPGANGAFKKSALIKAGMFTHDTLAEDCDLTIRLLKNGGRVVYAPNAIAVTEAPETLKMFLKQRFRWSFGTMQSFWKHRNVCFNFKYKSLGMVAMPNLLIFQILMPLISPLADLLMVYALLSGGAAYVLGYYLIFVLVDALGAAIAFSFEKEPIFKLWLLIPQRFFYRQLMYFVLLKAWLNAIKGELMSWGVLKRSGSVELTVD, from the coding sequence ATGTCTGAATCGAAACTACAGGTATTTCAGACCCCAAATTCCAAACGTTGGATACGTTTTCTGTGGGCCTTAAGGTTATCAATATTCTTCCTTCTCTTATTAGGAATTACCTTCGGAATTGCTCTTTGGAGGAGTTCCGGAACAGTGTTACCAAGGCTGATCAATAAAAATCTGGCATATAAAAAAATTCTTAACCCCGATGATCCGATTATGTTCAGGAATGAACAAAATCAATCCTATAAAAAACTAAAAGACAAACTTTTCTATTCAAAACCACGAGAAATAAAGATGCACCCGCATTACAAAAATGCCCATGCACAACCCATGGCCATTAGGGCTGCTTATTATGTCAACTGGGATGCCCAATCATTTGCCTCACTCAAAAATCACATTGAGCAAATGAATATGATCATGCCCGAATGGTTCTTTGTAACAGATACATCCGATGTGGTTCAAACGAATATTGATGATGCGGCACTGGCGCTGATGAAAAAACACAAAGTGTCTATTCTTCCCATGATATCCAACTTCAGCAATGAAAAATGGAATGGAGCAAATGTGCACCGGATCATCAGCTCGCCCCAAAAACGACGCGTGTTTATTGCCAGTGTGGTTGACGCTTTAAACAAGTATAAATTCCAGGGGGTAAACGTCGATTTTGAGGATTTAGTTGAAACAACAGACGCCAATTTAATTGCATTCCAGAAAGAACTTTATAAAACATTACATGCCAAAGGTTTTTTAGTTACTCAAGATATTCCTGCTGATAATTCGGATTATAATCTCAAAGCAGTTGGCAATTATAACGATTACGTATGCTTAATGGCCTACGACCAGCATTACTCAACCAGCAAACCGGGTCCTATCGCTCAGCAGCATTGGATTGAAACTGCAATCAGTGAAACAAAAGATAAAATCCCGGAGGATAAAATCATCCTGTGCCTGGCGGCTTATGGTTATGATTGGGCCAAAGACAGTGAGGGCCAGGACATAACTTACCAGGAAGCCTTAACTACGGCGGCCGAGTCAGAAGGAAAGATTAAATACAACAATGATGATTACAACCTCTCCTACACGTATGCAGACGATGCAGATGTAGCGCACCAGGTTTTCTTTACCGATGCCGCCACCGATTTTAATGACATGATCACCGCCCGTGATGCCGGTTTGGCTGGTGTTTCACTTTGGCGGCTGGGTTCAGAAGATCCCAGGATATGGTCCTTCTATAAAAAAGATTTCAACGACCCCAAAGTTCAACTTTTTGACCAGGACCAAATGCAGAATTTGAAGGGAGGAACATCCATCGATTATCTTGGTGAGGGTGAAGTGCTCGATATATTAAGCAGTCCGCAGAACGGGCATATAAAAGTAACTTTTGACAATAAAAACAACCTGATCTCCGAACAGCAATATGAAAAGCTGCCCACTTCTTATGTGGTAAAAAAATTCGGAATCGGCAATAAAAAGATACTCTTAACCTTTGATGACGGTCCGGACGAGAAATACACGCCGGCAATTTTGGATATTTTAAAAAAGGAAAACGTCCCTGCTTCGTTTTTTATGATCGGCCAAAATGCCGAAAACAATATTCCGCTGGTCAAAAAGATTTATAAAGAAGGATACGAAATAGGCAATCATACCTTTACGCATCCCAATTTGGCGTTGATGCCTCCTGAGCGCCAGCGGTTGGAACTGAATGCAACCCGCAGGCTGATTGAATGCATTACCGGCCATTCAACTGTGTTATTTCGCCCTCCGTTTAATGCCGATGCCGAGCCCCAAAGCTTCGCCGAAATTGAACCGGTGGCGATGAGTAAAAAAGATCATTACATTACCGTGGGAGAATCTATTGACCCCCGGGACTGGGAACAAGGTGTTTCGGCCGATACCATTTACCAGCGTGTAATTGAGCAACAAAATCTGGGTAGCATCATCCTATTACATGATGCCGGCGGCGACCGGACGGCAACCATTCAAGCGCTGCCGCGAATTATCCATTACTTTAAAACCAAAGGATATAAGTTTATTACCATTGCTGATTTGCTAGGCAAAAAACGTGATGAATTAATGCCGCCTTTAAGCAATTCAAAAGATTTGATGCTGTCAAAAGTGAATTATCTGCTTGCAGCGATTATGTTCTATTTTCATCATGCTGTGGAAGCCGTATTTGTCTTGGGAATCATTCTTTCAATAAGCAGGATGATCCTCATTGGAGTGCTGGCTTATCTGCAAAAAAGAAGAAAAACCACCAACAGTAGTTTGCAACCGGGGGTAAGTATTATTGTTCCGGCATACAACGAAGAAGTGACTGCGGTAAAAACCATTACCAATCTATTAAAAACGGATTATCCCGACTTTGAAATCATCTTCGTGGACGATGGCTCGAAAGATAACATGTACTCCATTGTCGACAGCCACTTTTGCAATAACCAGCAAGTTACCCTGCTGACCAAACCCAATGGAGGCAAAGCCTCGGCATTGAACTTTGGTATTTCCTATGCCCAATACGACTATGTAATATGTATTGATGCAGACACTCAGCTTAAACCCGATGCAGTTGCCCAACTGATGAAAAAATTCAGCAGCGAAGAAGTGGTGGGTGTTGCCGGTAATGTAAAAGTTGGCAACGAGTTTAACCTGCTTACCAAATGGCAATCGATTGAATATATTACGGCGCAGAACTTTGACCGCAGAGCCTTCGATCTCTTGAATTGCATTACAGTAATCCCCGGCGCTAACGGTGCGTTTAAAAAGTCAGCTTTAATTAAAGCCGGTATGTTTACCCACGATACTTTGGCTGAAGACTGTGACCTAACCATTCGCCTGTTAAAGAATGGCGGCAGGGTTGTATATGCGCCAAATGCCATTGCCGTTACCGAAGCGCCTGAAACGCTTAAAATGTTCTTGAAACAGCGCTTCCGCTGGAGCTTTGGAACTATGCAATCCTTTTGGAAACACCGCAATGTATGCTTCAATTTTAAGTATAAATCATTGGGAATGGTGGCCATGCCGAATCTGCTGATTTTCCAGATATTAATGCCCTTGATCTCCCCTCTTGCCGATTTATTGATGGTGTATGCCCTGCTCAGCGGAGGAGCCGCCTATGTATTGGGTTATTATTTAATTTTCGTTCTGGTGGATGCTTTGGGAGCAGCAATTGCATTTTCTTTTGAAAAAGAACCAATTTTCAAGCTTTGGCTATTGATTCCGCAGCGATTCTTTTACCGGCAACTGATGTATTTTGTTTTATTAAAAGCCTGGTTGAATGCCATCAAAGGTGAATTGATGAGTTGGGGTGTGTTAAAACGAAGCGGCAGTGTGGAACTGACTGTTGATTGA
- a CDS encoding dihydrofolate reductase family protein, with translation MRKIISFMHISLDGFVAGPNGEMDWIKVDEELFDYVGKRISEGDTALYGRVTYQMMENYWPSAGDKPTATKHDIEHSKWYNKVHKVVLSKTMKDAGLTNTKIISDNLSDRINEIKQQAGKDVLLFGSPTATHSLIQQNLIDGYWLFVNPIILGRGIPLFVDIKDKIKLNLLTTRQFTCGVTELNYTVDGQ, from the coding sequence ATGAGAAAAATAATTTCATTTATGCACATATCACTTGACGGTTTTGTAGCTGGACCGAACGGAGAAATGGACTGGATTAAAGTTGATGAAGAACTGTTTGATTATGTCGGTAAACGGATAAGCGAAGGTGACACTGCATTATATGGTCGAGTAACTTATCAGATGATGGAAAATTACTGGCCAAGTGCAGGGGACAAGCCTACAGCGACCAAGCACGACATTGAACATTCAAAGTGGTATAATAAAGTTCACAAAGTTGTTTTATCAAAAACAATGAAAGATGCGGGTCTGACTAACACAAAAATTATTAGCGACAACCTTTCCGACAGAATAAATGAAATAAAACAACAAGCAGGTAAAGACGTCTTACTTTTTGGTAGCCCGACAGCAACACATTCACTTATTCAACAGAACTTAATTGACGGCTACTGGCTATTTGTTAATCCAATTATTCTTGGACGAGGCATTCCATTGTTTGTAGACATCAAAGACAAAATAAAATTAAATCTATTGACTACTCGGCAATTTACTTGCGGGGTAACTGAACTGAATTACACAGTGGACGGACAATAA